In Gossypium arboreum isolate Shixiya-1 chromosome 3, ASM2569848v2, whole genome shotgun sequence, the sequence TGAGAACTAATTTCAGATAATGAGGGAAACGAGGAGGCAGTTCAGTGTAGGTTATTGAACTTGGAATTGGGTTTAATGGTATGTCGCCTGGTATCATACAGAACAAAGAAAAATCATGAATCCTTTGAAAGCTTGGCAATTGGATTTAATAGTTTAATAGTTTCCCCTTTTTACATTCTTAATTGCTGCATTGCTTTTAAATTATACTGCTACAATTAAATTTGAAAGTCAGTTATTAGAAGCATGTTTCCGATGCCCATTGTGGCATCTTGCATGTTTCTCTTCATTCTCCTTGTTTTCTCTTTTGAACCACAACAGTTTTCCTTATGGACGCAAAAGCTCCTATCCTATCAGCCATTCCCTTTTTAAATGTTTAACAATGTTGCTTCTTTCTCTTTTAATTATCTCTTGGATACTGGCCAAGGAACATTATCTGTCTAGAAAGGATGGATGGCTGTGAATGGAGTTTATGTGTCTGTTCATGAGTTTCCAGGCCTGATGTATGCTGGCATGATGACTATTTGCTAGAGATGGTTGGACCTTTAATGAGGAATTTGGTTGAGGTGTGGGTGGGGTCATCAAGTACTCTGTAGTTGGCGCTGAATTTTGTGGTTTGTAATTGATATAAGATGGATTGCTTGTTGACTGTTCTGTGTGTTTTACTCTTGGGATTTGGTGTTTATGTTTGGAGGGAATAGTGAGAGGTTTGATATGGCTCATGGATGATGATTGGTGTATGGTTGTGCTGTGGACAGGGAGGAGCATTTATTGTGTGTTGGTTGAGGTGGTGTTTTATCTGATCGGAGGTGGTAGGTGTTGATAAACAAAAGTTTGAAAATGAGTTCAGACAGCGGGAGCCGAAGCAGGAGCAGGAGCCGCAGCCCCATGGGTCGTAAGATCCGATCTGACCGCTTTTCTTACCGTAATGCACCTTACAGAAGGGAGTCTCGTCGGGGTTTCaggtttttttaattttcaatcaTTTTAGTTAATTTGCTTTCTTCTGTTAGGTAACCTGAGGGAAAACTGTTTAAGCACATGGTTCTTAGAAAGTTCTCTCTTCTCCTTCAAATAATATTATGATAACTCCTTAGAGAAAAGTATCTGCATGTCATTTTACATCCGAGCTTTAAGTCATGTTGGGTCTGGGTAAGCTGCCCTCATTTCACACTGGAAGGAACCTATAACATGATTATTGTTTTATGCTTCAGCAAAGTGATGATTGGGAAGATATTTTGAACTCCTTGGCCCTATATTTCTTTGGCTGTAGTGTTTACTGCAAAATTACTGCTCATAGGTGGGGTATTGTTTATTTCTACGTGGCTGTAAtgcatataatattttatatctaCGTGGCTGTAATGCGCTGTAGTGAATCACTTCTGTTTTATTCCTTTTTGCTGGAATGTGGTCAAAAGTTGAGTGATATCCTGGATTTTGGATGGATATATCCCATAAATTTCTCTTTTACTCTCCTTTTCTCTGTCTATATACATTTGTTCTTTCATGTCTAACAGGATTTTCTTGAGTACGTTTGGATGGGAATTTTGAAGAAATTTGAAATGAAAGCAATTTGAATCAATTCAAAATGGTAGCATTTGTAATCGTTTTGTTTAGATTAATATTCTTAGAAAGAAAATTAATCTATGGGAGTTTCATGagataataaataattataaaatataatgttTATTAGTAGATCATgtggaatttttgaaaaaaaaaagaaaaaaaatgaagttcAATTAGAATTTCGAGGTTCTTGAACAGGCAAATTCTTTTTGGACTTCTGAAAACttttattgaaatgaaatatatCCCATCCAAACACACTCTTAAAGAATAGCGATAAAAAAATCTTTTCAATATTAACGCCGCTTCACTTCTCTTTCCAGCCAGAGCAATCTCTGCAAGAACTGCAAACGACCTGGTCACTATGCTAGAGAGTGCCCTAATGTGGCTATTTGTCACAATTGTAATCTCCCCGGGTAAGGAACCAAATCTCTCCTTGTAGTTGAAGCCGAATCTTATATCTTTTGAGTTACAAGTACTTGAAGGAGATAAAGTAGTTTCAATTCGGAATATGTTTACATGCAATGTGTTAATTCTTTGTCATCTCTTGTTTTACGGGAAATTCTGCTGTACGCTTGAGAAAAAAAACGGCAATACGAAAATTCCTAATGCTATACCACTATAAAGGATCCTAACGTTTTAGTTGGAATTTTGGTACACTTTTTTTTGGCGAGCCCATGGTAGAATTTTCACTTATTTTACGAGTAATATTTTTGTAGCGTCTTTGTGATGGAACTGGGTGACCAAATATGTTGCTTCTATTTTCAGTCTTGCGCATTTTGGTGCCGCTCTAACCATGTCGGAACTTCTTTGAGCAGGCATATTGCTTCTGAATGCACAACCAAGTCTCTATGCTGGAATTGCCGTGAACCCGGACACACAGCTAACAACTGTCCAAATGAGGGAATCTGCCACACCTGTGGGAAAGCTGGACACCGAGCAAGAGAGTGCACTGCACCCCCAATGCCACCCGGGGACGTTAGGTTATGCAATAATTGCTACAAGTCTGGACATATAGCAGCTGACTGCACAAATGACAAGGCATGCAACAACTGTAGGAGACCAGGTCACTTGGCACGAGAGTGTACAAATGATCCAATCTGCAACTTGTGCAACGTAGCCGGACATGTGGCTAGGCATTGCCCTAAAGGCAACATGATAGGTGATCGAGGTGGttttggtggtggtggtggtagtGGTAGTCGTGGCGGTGGCTATCGAGATCATCATCATAGAGATGTAGTGTGCCGTAACTGCCATCAATTCGGTCATATGAGCCGGGATTGCATGGGACCGTTGATGATCTGTCACAACTGTGGTGGAAGAGGACACATGGCATATGAGTGTCCATCAGGAAGGTATTTGGACCGTTATCCTCCTCGGAGGTACTAGATGATGATGCAGCCAGGTTATGGCAgtatcaaaaaatattttaattggtaACATGGTTTGTGATTGAAGATTTGGAACCCTATATGATAATAGGATCTTTTGATTTGGATTTTAGTGTACTAATTGCCAAGACTATATGTGAAGCATATATTGTTATTTTCCATTAGGATTTCAGTATTGGGTATGGAATAAAAGGATTTTATACTACCTATGCCTACTTTTTTACTCTGTAGAATTAtgcttcttcttttcctttttttttttaattaaactaCACACCAATTTCTATATTTGTTTAACAATTTTATAGGATTTAATCATATTTGGCTATTTTTGATATAATAATTAGAACtattcataattcattttcaaTCTATAAATAGGAAGACAATGTGTTTTAGCGTATTTGAACTCACGTCCTTTTACGTTAGCAAAAATATTTATGCCAAATGAACTAAGACTTAATTGACAAAAGTCACGTACTATTACATACAATGGGATAAACTTTACTTTATTCTTTGGAGATAATTCTTGATGAAAAGAAATTggtaaaaaatttaattattttcaagTTTGAAAGTgagtaattaaaaaaaattgttatgGTGCTAATGTCTTATATCAATTGTATATAAAtttgattgatataataacaGATTTATGTTTACATGTTTTGCCAATTTGgtctaatttaaaaaaatcaataaattttacctttatttttatacatttacACAAATGTTGTGGGCTAAATTTGCTAATTCAAAACCAATTTAatagaatttgtaaattttggaaGACCTTGTACTAGGAATTAGATTGTAATTTGTTTCCTATACTAAA encodes:
- the LOC108476041 gene encoding zinc finger protein GIS2 isoform X1 codes for the protein MSSDSGSRSRSRSRSPMGRKIRSDRFSYRNAPYRRESRRGFSQSNLCKNCKRPGHYARECPNVAICHNCNLPGHIASECTTKSLCWNCREPGHTANNCPNEGICHTCGKAGHRARECTAPPMPPGDVRLCNNCYKSGHIAADCTNDKACNNCRRPGHLARECTNDPICNLCNVAGHVARHCPKGNMIGDRGGFGGGGGSGSRGGGYRDHHHRDVVCRNCHQFGHMSRDCMGPLMICHNCGGRGHMAYECPSGRYLDRYPPRRY
- the LOC108476041 gene encoding uncharacterized protein LOC108476041 isoform X2, with product MEKFQSNLCKNCKRPGHYARECPNVAICHNCNLPGHIASECTTKSLCWNCREPGHTANNCPNEGICHTCGKAGHRARECTAPPMPPGDVRLCNNCYKSGHIAADCTNDKACNNCRRPGHLARECTNDPICNLCNVAGHVARHCPKGNMIGDRGGFGGGGGSGSRGGGYRDHHHRDVVCRNCHQFGHMSRDCMGPLMICHNCGGRGHMAYECPSGRYLDRYPPRRY